A window of Pantoea agglomerans contains these coding sequences:
- a CDS encoding methylated-DNA--[protein]-cysteine S-methyltransferase translates to MYHYKLVSTPVGELKLVASERGLAGILWKNDDPHGARFLPQTRDEAHPILMEAERQLREYFAGERRAFTLPLDFVGTEFQKKVWSALVAIPFGETRSYSEIARQIGHPQAVRAVGAANGRNPISIVAPCHRVIGANGKLTGFAGGLEVKAFLLDLEMPQKAAVLPLFAEEPSPPRV, encoded by the coding sequence ATGTATCACTACAAACTTGTCTCCACGCCGGTGGGCGAGCTGAAGCTGGTGGCGAGCGAACGCGGGCTTGCCGGCATCCTCTGGAAAAATGACGACCCGCACGGCGCGCGCTTTCTGCCGCAAACGCGCGACGAGGCGCATCCGATTCTGATGGAGGCGGAACGCCAGCTGCGGGAGTACTTTGCCGGCGAGCGCCGCGCCTTCACGCTGCCGCTCGATTTTGTCGGCACCGAGTTTCAGAAAAAAGTGTGGAGCGCGCTGGTGGCGATCCCCTTTGGCGAAACGCGCAGCTACAGCGAAATCGCCCGCCAGATCGGCCATCCGCAGGCGGTGCGCGCGGTCGGCGCGGCCAACGGCAGAAACCCGATCTCGATCGTGGCGCCTTGCCATCGCGTCATCGGCGCCAACGGCAAGCTGACCGGTTTTGCCGGCGGCCTGGAGGTAAAAGCCTTTCTGCTGGATCTGGAAATGCCGCAAAAGGCGGCGGTGCTGCCGCTGTTTGCCGAGGAGCCTTCACCGCCGCGCGTATAA
- a CDS encoding AlkA N-terminal domain-containing protein codes for MFDPEIAYQALTSRDTRFDGVFFVGVTSTGIYCRPICPVKAPQQKNCLFFASAEAAEKAHFRPCLRCRPELAPGNAPVDQPHRVADRLIQRIEEGMLEESEGLEAIAAEFGVSLRQLRRIVQQELGVSPLELKQTRRMLLAKQLLTETQLPVTEVAYASGFSSLRRFNDVFRARYRLTPSALRKGVSASTRAQPGDSTTLLMVYRPPYDWQAMLAFLQTHVMKEVEAVQEDAYRRTVALGRCRGWISVSHLPQKSALQLTFSTSLTPVLPLLLRRLRDLFDLNAQPQLIAARLAQDALLAPGLARQPGLRVPGAFDAFELGVRAIIGQQVTVKAATTVSSRFAAAFGEPCVTPFADLTRYAALPERVASLTVDDVAPLGIVSARSRAIIAFAQACAGGSLRFNATQSPEAVMKQLVALPGIGPWTAHYIAMRALRWPDAFPKEDIAIRNNLGGLKPAEAEARSQQWRPWRSYAVMHIWENLTAAKAKKES; via the coding sequence ATGTTCGATCCTGAGATTGCTTATCAGGCGCTTACCTCGCGCGATACCCGTTTCGACGGCGTCTTTTTCGTCGGCGTTACCTCGACCGGCATCTACTGCCGCCCCATCTGCCCGGTTAAAGCGCCGCAGCAGAAGAACTGCCTGTTTTTCGCCAGCGCCGAAGCGGCGGAGAAGGCCCATTTCCGCCCCTGCCTGCGCTGCCGCCCCGAGCTTGCGCCGGGCAATGCGCCGGTCGATCAGCCTCACCGCGTGGCGGACAGGCTGATTCAGCGCATCGAAGAGGGCATGCTGGAGGAGAGCGAAGGGCTGGAGGCGATCGCCGCCGAGTTTGGCGTCAGCCTGCGCCAGCTGCGCCGCATCGTGCAGCAGGAGCTGGGCGTGTCGCCGCTGGAGCTGAAGCAGACGCGGCGCATGCTGCTGGCGAAGCAGCTGCTGACGGAGACGCAGCTGCCGGTGACGGAGGTTGCCTATGCCAGCGGCTTTAGCAGCCTGCGCCGCTTTAACGATGTGTTTCGGGCGCGCTATCGCCTGACGCCGAGCGCGCTGCGCAAAGGCGTCAGCGCCTCGACGCGCGCGCAGCCGGGCGACAGCACCACCCTGCTGATGGTCTACCGGCCGCCCTACGACTGGCAGGCGATGCTGGCCTTTTTGCAGACCCATGTGATGAAAGAGGTCGAGGCGGTGCAGGAGGACGCGTACCGCCGCACCGTGGCGCTGGGCCGCTGCCGCGGCTGGATCAGCGTGTCGCATCTGCCGCAGAAGAGCGCGCTCCAGCTGACGTTTTCTACCTCGCTGACGCCGGTGCTGCCGCTGCTGCTGCGCCGCCTGCGCGATCTGTTCGATCTTAACGCGCAGCCGCAGCTGATTGCTGCCCGGCTGGCGCAGGATGCGCTGCTGGCACCAGGCCTGGCGCGCCAACCCGGCCTGCGCGTGCCGGGCGCATTCGACGCCTTTGAGCTTGGCGTGCGCGCCATTATTGGTCAGCAGGTGACGGTGAAGGCCGCGACCACCGTGAGCAGCCGTTTTGCCGCCGCCTTTGGCGAGCCCTGCGTGACCCCCTTTGCCGATTTGACGCGCTACGCCGCGCTGCCGGAGCGCGTCGCCAGCCTGACGGTGGACGACGTCGCGCCGCTCGGTATCGTCAGCGCGCGTTCACGCGCCATTATCGCCTTTGCGCAGGCGTGCGCCGGGGGATCGCTGCGCTTTAACGCCACGCAGTCGCCGGAGGCGGTGATGAAGCAGCTGGTGGCACTGCCGGGCATCGGCCCCTGGACGGCGCACTATATTGCGATGCGCGCCCTGCGCTGGCCGGACGCGTTTCCCAAGGAGGATATCGCTATTCGTAATAATCTGGGCGGCCTGAAGCCCGCCGAGGCGGAGGCGCGTTCGCAGCAGTGGCGTCCGTGGCGCAGCTATGCGGTGATGCATATCTGGGAGAATCTCACCGCAGCAAAGGCGAAGAAAGAATCTTAA
- the cpoB gene encoding cell division protein CpoB encodes MISNFRLHLLGLSLLVGVAAPWAANAQASISNVGSGSVEDRVTTLERISNAQAQLLQQLQQQMSDNQSDIDSLRGQIQQNSYQLNQVIERQKQLYQQIDSLSSSGANSAAQSGTDAPAASADTGAAADAGGAAAASSGAPVQSGDANSDYNAAVALILEKKQYDQAITALQAWVKRYPDSTYQPNANYWLGQLNYNKGKKDDAAYYYATVVKNYPKSPKAAEALLKVGVIMQEKKDTAKAKAVFQQVIKLYPNTDSAKQAQKRLDGL; translated from the coding sequence ATGATTAGTAACTTCAGACTTCACCTGTTGGGTCTGTCGTTACTGGTTGGCGTAGCGGCCCCCTGGGCCGCTAATGCCCAGGCATCAATCAGTAACGTCGGCTCTGGCTCGGTCGAAGACCGCGTCACCACTCTTGAACGCATTTCCAACGCCCAGGCTCAGCTTCTGCAGCAACTGCAGCAGCAGATGAGTGACAACCAAAGCGATATCGATTCGCTGCGCGGGCAAATCCAGCAAAACAGCTACCAGCTTAATCAGGTTATCGAGCGGCAGAAGCAGCTCTATCAGCAGATCGACAGCCTGAGCAGCAGCGGCGCAAACAGCGCGGCGCAAAGCGGCACGGATGCGCCAGCGGCGAGCGCCGATACCGGCGCAGCGGCAGACGCAGGCGGCGCGGCAGCAGCCTCATCAGGCGCGCCGGTGCAGAGCGGCGACGCCAACAGCGACTATAACGCCGCGGTGGCGCTGATTCTGGAAAAAAAACAGTATGACCAGGCGATTACCGCGCTGCAGGCGTGGGTCAAGCGCTATCCTGACTCAACCTACCAGCCGAACGCCAATTACTGGCTGGGTCAGTTGAACTACAACAAGGGTAAAAAAGACGACGCGGCGTACTATTACGCCACCGTGGTTAAAAATTACCCGAAGTCGCCGAAGGCGGCTGAAGCGTTGTTAAAGGTTGGCGTTATCATGCAGGAGAAAAAGGACACGGCGAAAGCTAAGGCCGTTTTCCAGCAGGTGATAAAACTTTACCCCAATACCGATTCGGCAAAGCAGGCGCAAAAACGTCTCGACGGGCTGTAA
- the pal gene encoding peptidoglycan-associated lipoprotein Pal, with protein sequence MQLNKVLKGLMLALPVLAVAACSSHKNNNNDQTGMGADGAYGNGAGMNGSGNGNMSSDEQARLQMQQLQQNNIVYFGLDKYDVQSDYAQMLDQHAAFLRSNPSYKVTIEGHADERGTPEYNIALGERRANAVKMYLQGKGVSADQMSIVSYGKEKPAVLGHDEAAYSKNRRAVLVY encoded by the coding sequence ATGCAACTGAACAAAGTGCTGAAAGGGTTGATGCTGGCTCTGCCGGTTCTGGCTGTAGCCGCTTGTAGCTCACACAAAAACAACAACAATGACCAGACTGGCATGGGCGCTGACGGCGCTTACGGCAACGGTGCTGGCATGAACGGCAGCGGCAACGGCAACATGTCTTCTGACGAGCAGGCGCGTCTGCAGATGCAGCAGCTGCAGCAGAACAACATCGTCTACTTCGGTCTGGACAAGTATGACGTGCAGTCTGACTACGCTCAGATGCTGGACCAGCACGCAGCCTTCCTGCGCAGCAACCCGTCATACAAAGTGACCATCGAAGGTCACGCGGATGAGCGCGGTACGCCGGAATACAACATCGCACTGGGCGAGCGTCGTGCTAACGCCGTGAAGATGTACCTGCAGGGCAAAGGCGTGTCGGCTGACCAGATGTCTATCGTCTCTTACGGTAAAGAGAAACCGGCTGTTCTGGGTCATGACGAAGCGGCTTACTCTAAAAACCGTCGTGCCGTTCTGGTCTACTAA
- the tolB gene encoding Tol-Pal system beta propeller repeat protein TolB, giving the protein MKQALRVTLGFFVLLWAAMLHAEVRIEITQGVNTARPIGVVPFKWAGSGAAPEDVGGIVSADLRNSGKFNPIDRSRLPQQPTSAQEVQPAAWSALGIDAVVVGQVTPNPDGSYQVAYQLVDTGGAPGTVLAQNSYKVTKQWLRYAAHTASDEVFEKLTGVKGAFRTRIAYVVQTNGGQFPYELRVSDYDGFNQFVVHRSPQPLMSPAWSPDGSKVAYVTFESGKSALVVQTLSNGAIRQVASFPRHNGAPAFSPDGTKLAFALSKTGSLNLYVMDLASGQTRQITDGRYNSTEPSWFPDSQTLAYTSDQAGAPQIYKIGINGGAPQRITWEGSQNQDADVSADGKTMVMISSAGGAQHVAKQDLVTGAVQTLTSTFLDESPSLAPNGTMVIYSSTQGMGSVLQLVSTDGRFKARLPATDGQVKSPAWSPYL; this is encoded by the coding sequence ATGAAGCAGGCACTTCGTGTAACCTTAGGTTTTTTTGTTCTGCTGTGGGCGGCAATGCTCCACGCAGAAGTACGCATTGAAATTACGCAGGGCGTAAACACCGCGCGTCCAATTGGTGTGGTGCCGTTTAAATGGGCTGGCTCAGGCGCCGCGCCTGAGGATGTTGGCGGCATCGTCTCTGCTGACTTACGCAACAGCGGTAAATTCAATCCCATCGATCGTTCACGTCTGCCGCAGCAGCCGACCAGCGCGCAGGAAGTTCAGCCTGCCGCCTGGAGCGCGCTGGGTATCGATGCGGTGGTCGTTGGTCAGGTCACGCCGAATCCAGATGGCAGCTATCAGGTTGCCTATCAGCTGGTGGACACCGGCGGCGCGCCGGGAACCGTTCTGGCGCAGAACTCTTACAAAGTTACTAAACAGTGGCTGCGCTATGCTGCGCACACCGCCAGCGACGAAGTGTTCGAAAAGCTGACCGGCGTTAAGGGCGCGTTCCGTACCCGTATCGCCTACGTGGTGCAGACCAACGGCGGCCAGTTCCCGTATGAGCTGCGCGTCTCTGACTACGATGGCTTTAACCAGTTTGTGGTGCACCGCTCGCCTCAGCCGCTGATGTCTCCGGCCTGGTCGCCAGACGGCAGCAAAGTGGCCTACGTGACCTTTGAAAGCGGTAAATCGGCGCTGGTGGTGCAGACGCTGTCAAACGGTGCTATTCGCCAGGTTGCCTCATTCCCGCGTCATAACGGCGCGCCGGCCTTCTCGCCGGATGGGACGAAACTCGCTTTCGCGCTGTCAAAAACAGGCAGCCTGAACCTCTATGTGATGGACCTGGCTTCCGGCCAGACGCGTCAAATCACCGACGGTCGCTACAACAGCACAGAACCGAGCTGGTTCCCGGATAGCCAGACGCTGGCGTACACCTCGGATCAGGCTGGAGCGCCTCAAATTTATAAAATTGGTATCAACGGCGGTGCGCCACAACGTATTACCTGGGAAGGTTCACAAAACCAGGATGCGGATGTCTCTGCCGATGGTAAAACCATGGTGATGATCAGCAGCGCCGGTGGCGCTCAGCATGTCGCCAAACAGGATCTGGTAACGGGAGCCGTTCAAACGTTAACGAGCACGTTCCTGGATGAATCGCCAAGTCTGGCTCCAAACGGCACGATGGTAATCTATAGCTCTACTCAGGGGATGGGTTCCGTGTTGCAGTTGGTATCAACAGATGGGCGTTTCAAAGCGCGTCTTCCGGCAACTGATGGACAGGTAAAATCACCTGCCTGGTCGCCGTATCTGTAA
- the tolA gene encoding cell envelope integrity protein TolA — MSKATEQNEKLKRAIIISVALHVVLIALLIWSSFNEKIEASGGGGGSDIDAVMVDPGAVVEQYNRQQNQKSDSQRAEKQREKQAQQQAEELQQKQAAEQQRLKALEKERLQAQEAAKAQAEQQKQAEAAAKAAQEQQKAAEAAAAQAKADAKAEAQAQAKAAAEAAQKAEEQAKQAAADAKKKAEEQAKAAAASAAKEKAVAEAKAAADAKAKAAAEAKAKAAQEAKAKAAEEAKEKAEAAKEKAAQEAKEKAEVAKEKAAQEAKEKAEAAKEKAAQEAKEKAEAAKEKAAAEAKAKADAAAKAKAAADAKKKAAAEAAKNSSDVDDLLGGLTSGKNAPKSGTAGGGAAGQGNQKKAGASGAEINSYLGQVVGAIQSRFYDADTYKGKECNLRIKLAPDGLLIDVKSEGGDPALCQAAIAAAKQARIPKPPSQAVYEVFKNAPMRFKPE; from the coding sequence GTGTCGAAGGCAACCGAGCAAAACGAGAAGTTAAAGCGCGCGATAATTATATCGGTGGCTCTGCACGTGGTGCTGATCGCCCTGCTGATCTGGAGCTCGTTCAACGAGAAGATTGAGGCGAGCGGCGGCGGCGGCGGCAGCGACATCGACGCGGTAATGGTCGATCCCGGCGCCGTGGTCGAGCAGTACAATCGTCAGCAGAACCAGAAAAGCGACAGTCAGCGCGCCGAGAAGCAGCGTGAGAAACAGGCGCAGCAGCAGGCTGAAGAGCTGCAGCAGAAGCAGGCCGCGGAACAGCAGCGTCTGAAAGCGCTGGAAAAAGAGCGCCTGCAGGCGCAGGAAGCGGCGAAAGCGCAGGCTGAGCAGCAGAAACAGGCGGAAGCCGCAGCCAAAGCAGCGCAGGAGCAGCAGAAAGCGGCTGAGGCGGCCGCGGCGCAGGCGAAAGCTGATGCGAAAGCGGAAGCGCAGGCGCAGGCCAAAGCGGCTGCCGAGGCGGCGCAGAAGGCGGAAGAGCAGGCGAAACAGGCTGCTGCCGACGCGAAGAAAAAAGCGGAAGAGCAGGCGAAAGCCGCCGCCGCATCCGCCGCCAAAGAGAAAGCGGTAGCCGAGGCAAAAGCAGCAGCCGATGCGAAGGCGAAAGCCGCAGCGGAGGCGAAAGCCAAAGCGGCGCAGGAGGCGAAGGCCAAAGCGGCCGAGGAAGCGAAAGAGAAAGCTGAAGCGGCCAAAGAGAAGGCGGCGCAGGAAGCGAAAGAGAAAGCTGAAGTGGCCAAAGAGAAGGCGGCGCAGGAAGCAAAAGAGAAAGCTGAAGCAGCCAAAGAGAAGGCGGCGCAGGAAGCAAAAGAAAAAGCGGAAGCCGCTAAAGAGAAAGCGGCGGCCGAGGCGAAAGCCAAAGCCGATGCGGCCGCGAAAGCGAAGGCTGCCGCCGACGCGAAGAAAAAAGCGGCGGCGGAAGCGGCGAAAAACAGCAGTGACGTCGACGATCTGCTTGGCGGCCTGACCTCTGGTAAGAATGCGCCGAAAAGTGGCACCGCTGGCGGCGGCGCGGCAGGGCAGGGCAATCAGAAGAAAGCCGGCGCGTCAGGCGCAGAGATCAACTCTTATCTGGGGCAGGTTGTAGGCGCGATTCAGAGCCGCTTCTACGATGCTGATACTTATAAGGGGAAAGAGTGTAACCTGCGTATCAAGCTGGCGCCCGATGGTTTGCTGATTGACGTTAAATCTGAAGGTGGCGACCCGGCATTATGCCAGGCGGCGATTGCTGCTGCGAAGCAGGCTCGTATTCCTAAGCCGCCATCGCAAGCAGTCTATGAAGTGTTTAAAAACGCGCCGATGCGTTTCAAACCGGAATAA
- the tolR gene encoding colicin uptake protein TolR, with translation MARVRGRGRRDLKSEINIVPLLDVLLVLLLIFMATAPIITQSVEVDLPDATDSKTVSSDDNPPVIVEVSGVGQYSLVVDHDRMEQLPPEQVVSEAQRRIEANPKTVFLIGGAKDVPYDEIIKALNLLHQAGVKSVGLMTQPI, from the coding sequence ATGGCCAGAGTACGTGGTCGCGGCCGCCGCGACCTGAAATCGGAAATCAATATCGTTCCGCTGCTCGACGTCCTGCTGGTGCTGCTGCTGATCTTTATGGCGACAGCGCCGATCATTACCCAGAGCGTAGAAGTGGATCTGCCGGACGCCACCGATTCGAAAACGGTCTCCAGCGACGATAATCCGCCGGTCATCGTTGAGGTCTCGGGCGTTGGCCAGTACAGCCTGGTGGTGGATCACGATCGTATGGAGCAGCTGCCGCCGGAGCAGGTGGTAAGCGAGGCGCAGCGTCGCATCGAGGCGAATCCGAAAACCGTCTTTTTAATCGGCGGCGCGAAGGATGTGCCCTATGACGAAATTATTAAAGCGCTCAACCTGCTGCACCAGGCAGGCGTTAAATCTGTCGGTTTGATGACGCAGCCGATTTAA
- the tolQ gene encoding Tol-Pal system protein TolQ, which translates to MTDMNVLDLFLKASLLVKLIMLILIGFSIASWAIIIQRTRILNAAGREAEAFEDKFWSGIELSRLYQESQGRREELSGSEQIFYAGFKEFARLHRANSHAPEAVVEGASRAMRISMNRELETLENHIPFLGTVGSISPYIGLFGTVWGIMHAFIALGAVKQATLQMVAPGIAEALIATAIGLFAAIPAVMAYNRLNQRVNKLEQGYDNFMEEFTAILHRQAFSSDSAK; encoded by the coding sequence GTGACTGACATGAACGTTCTTGATTTGTTCCTGAAGGCGAGCCTTCTGGTCAAACTTATCATGTTGATTTTGATCGGCTTTTCCATTGCCTCATGGGCCATCATTATTCAGCGCACCCGAATTTTGAACGCGGCGGGACGCGAGGCGGAAGCCTTTGAAGATAAATTCTGGTCCGGCATCGAGCTGTCGCGTCTCTATCAGGAGAGTCAGGGGCGCCGCGAAGAGCTGAGCGGTTCAGAGCAGATCTTCTACGCCGGTTTTAAAGAGTTCGCCCGTCTGCACCGCGCCAACAGCCACGCGCCTGAAGCGGTGGTGGAGGGGGCCAGCCGCGCAATGCGCATCTCGATGAACCGCGAGCTGGAAACGCTGGAAAACCATATTCCTTTCCTCGGCACCGTCGGCTCTATCAGTCCCTATATCGGCCTGTTCGGCACCGTATGGGGCATTATGCACGCCTTTATCGCGCTGGGCGCGGTGAAACAGGCGACGTTGCAGATGGTTGCACCCGGCATCGCTGAAGCCCTGATCGCCACCGCGATCGGCCTCTTTGCGGCAATTCCGGCGGTAATGGCCTACAACCGACTGAACCAGCGCGTTAACAAGCTGGAGCAGGGCTACGACAACTTTATGGAAGAGTTTACGGCCATCCTGCACCGTCAGGCCTTCTCCAGCGACAGCGCGAAGTAA
- the ybgC gene encoding tol-pal system-associated acyl-CoA thioesterase codes for MSTTLFRWPVRVYYEDTDAGGVVYHASYIAFYERARTEMLRQRHFNQQRLLEQQVAFVVRRMTVDYVAAARLDDLLEIQSEVTAMTRATMTFSQRIVNAEGRVLNEAEVLIACINPHLMKPIALPKSIVAEFKQ; via the coding sequence GTGAGTACAACGCTGTTTCGCTGGCCGGTTCGGGTCTATTACGAAGACACCGATGCTGGTGGCGTGGTTTACCATGCCAGCTATATCGCTTTTTATGAACGAGCACGTACCGAAATGCTGCGTCAGCGCCATTTCAATCAGCAAAGGCTGCTGGAACAGCAGGTGGCTTTTGTGGTGCGGCGCATGACGGTGGACTATGTTGCGGCGGCGCGTCTTGACGACCTTCTGGAGATCCAGAGCGAAGTGACCGCGATGACGCGCGCAACCATGACATTTTCCCAGCGTATCGTGAATGCAGAAGGCAGAGTCCTGAATGAAGCAGAAGTCCTGATTGCCTGCATTAACCCACATCTTATGAAGCCGATTGCGCTTCCCAAGTCTATTGTCGCGGAGTTCAAGCAGTGA
- the ybgE gene encoding cyd operon protein YbgE — MRKLIRTSYRLMNKGPLRALSLILALIVAGCLFWDPSRYAAHTSTLSVWQGILVIWAVCAGVIHGTGFHPRRTRWQALFSPLVALIVLLFALYWFWR; from the coding sequence ATGCGCAAACTGATTCGGACGTCATACCGTCTGATGAACAAAGGGCCCTTGCGGGCCCTTTCGCTCATCCTGGCGCTGATTGTTGCGGGCTGCTTATTCTGGGATCCCTCGCGCTACGCCGCGCACACCAGCACGCTGTCGGTCTGGCAGGGCATTCTGGTTATCTGGGCGGTCTGCGCTGGCGTGATCCACGGCACAGGCTTTCATCCGCGTCGCACGCGCTGGCAGGCGCTCTTCTCGCCGCTGGTGGCCCTGATCGTTCTGCTGTTTGCGCTCTACTGGTTCTGGCGCTGA
- the cydX gene encoding cytochrome bd-I oxidase subunit CydX, whose amino-acid sequence MWYFAWILGTLLACAFGIITALALEHVEDSAAQDERA is encoded by the coding sequence ATGTGGTACTTTGCCTGGATTCTCGGCACCTTGCTGGCCTGCGCTTTCGGCATCATCACCGCGCTGGCGCTGGAGCACGTTGAAGATAGCGCCGCGCAGGACGAGCGCGCCTGA
- the cydB gene encoding cytochrome d ubiquinol oxidase subunit II has protein sequence MFDYEVLRFVWWLLIGILLVGFAVADGFDMGVGMLTRLMGRNDTERRIMINSIAPHWDGNQVWLITAGGALFAAWPMVYAAAFSGFYVAMILVLASLFFRPVGFDYRSKIEDMRWRGMWDWGVFIGSFVPPLVIGVAFGNLLQGVPFHADEFLRLDYTGNFFQLLNPFGLLAGVVSVAMILTQGATYLQMRTEGELHLRSRAVAQVAALVMLVCFALAGVWVKYGIDGYVITSAIDHHAASNPLGKTVVREAGAWLANFNHMPVLWLFPLLGVLLPLLTVIFSRCEKGGWAFISSSLTLACVIMTAGIALFPFIMPSSIEPGMSLTMWDSTSSQRTLTVMTFAAIIFVPIILAYTSWCYYKMYGRITKEHIERNTHSLY, from the coding sequence ATGTTTGATTATGAAGTTCTGCGCTTTGTCTGGTGGCTGCTGATCGGCATCTTGCTGGTGGGCTTCGCCGTGGCGGACGGCTTTGATATGGGCGTCGGCATGCTGACGCGTCTGATGGGGCGCAACGACACCGAACGCCGCATTATGATCAACAGCATCGCGCCGCACTGGGACGGCAACCAGGTCTGGCTGATCACCGCCGGCGGCGCGCTGTTTGCCGCCTGGCCGATGGTCTATGCCGCCGCCTTCTCCGGCTTCTATGTGGCGATGATTCTGGTACTGGCGTCACTCTTTTTTCGTCCAGTGGGTTTCGATTATCGTTCTAAAATTGAAGATATGCGCTGGCGCGGCATGTGGGACTGGGGCGTTTTCATCGGCAGCTTTGTGCCGCCGCTGGTTATTGGCGTGGCGTTCGGCAATCTGCTGCAGGGCGTGCCGTTCCATGCGGATGAATTTTTGCGCCTCGACTACACCGGCAACTTCTTCCAGCTGCTCAATCCGTTCGGGCTGCTGGCGGGCGTGGTCAGCGTGGCGATGATCCTGACCCAGGGCGCGACCTATTTGCAGATGCGTACCGAGGGCGAGCTGCACCTGCGGTCGCGCGCGGTGGCGCAGGTGGCGGCGCTGGTGATGCTGGTCTGCTTCGCGCTGGCGGGCGTCTGGGTGAAATATGGCATCGACGGTTACGTGATTACCAGCGCCATCGATCACCACGCGGCGTCGAACCCGCTGGGTAAAACCGTGGTGCGCGAGGCGGGCGCCTGGCTGGCGAACTTTAACCATATGCCGGTGCTGTGGCTCTTCCCGCTGCTCGGCGTGCTGCTGCCGCTGCTGACGGTGATCTTCTCGCGCTGCGAGAAGGGGGGCTGGGCGTTCATCAGCTCGTCGCTGACGCTGGCGTGCGTGATTATGACCGCCGGCATCGCGCTGTTTCCCTTTATCATGCCGTCGAGCATTGAACCCGGCATGAGCCTGACAATGTGGGACTCCACCTCGAGCCAGCGCACCCTGACGGTGATGACCTTTGCCGCCATTATCTTCGTCCCGATTATTCTGGCCTACACCAGCTGGTGCTACTACAAGATGTACGGGCGTATTACTAAAGAACATATTGAGCGCAATACGCACTCTCTCTACTGA